GAAATACATGGGTTCTATCTCACCTTCATGCCTGAGAGAAAATCCAATTTTGTTCATGCTGTTTTGGGAAGCGAGGATAAGTGCATAGCTCAGAATTGCGAATACCAGGTATGATGAAGGGGCCGTAAAATTGCAATCTTCCATAACCTGCTGCGCTCTAATTCCTTTTTCTTCTATAGAACTGCATTGGTTTCATTGCTCGGAAAACGCTATTGAATGGACGTCCAGAATACGTTTGAATACCATAATTGAGCTATGAGGAGATGATCTACAAGTGACATGCCAGGTAATTATTGAAAGAGAGAATAGAATTCCTGCAGATAAAGTACCGGTTCTGTTCAATGCCTTCAACAGCAAATTTCCAGGCACTGTGCTGCTTGAAACAACAACGCCTGGAGGCAACACCATACTCACCTGGGATCCTGCTGCCACGATTACAGTTAAAAATGGGCTTGCTGATGTGAAAGCTGATAAGGACATTCAAATATCTTCTCTGGGGAAGGATAAAAATTATTTTCCTGAGATCCTCGAAAATACAATCAGGGAATGTCGGACTGAACCCGAGCCAGAAAACTCTGGATTAATACCCTTTATTGGTGGCTTTATAGGTTACGTTGGATATGAATGGGCCGCAAAGCAGCAGGGTTTTGCGAAGAGTAGGATTCAGGGCATTCCAGATGCCTGGTTCAGTCTGTACGATAGAGCTCTTGTGGTTGACAAAAACGGGAGCGTCTACATAATAGCGGTACCATCTATCAGGAATGCAAAGTTTGAATACATAAGATCACAGATATACACAGCGTTAATTGGCACAGATTCTCTGAAATTCAACTCGGTTAAGCCAGTAGACCTGCGCTTTGAGTATGACTTTCCAAGGGAGCAGTTTGAGGAGGGGGTCAGAGAAGTAAAGAGTTCTATCCGTTCTGGAGACGTTTATCAGGCCAACATAGCTCAGCGGATAAGATCCAGGGGGCTGGTACCCTGGCAGCTCTATTCCAGGTTACGAGAATATAATCCGAGCCCATACTCTGGCATCCTCTCTGCAGGGGGTTTCACAATCGTATCAAGCTCGCCGGAGCGGCTGATCAGTGTTGTTAAGGAACGTTCTGGAAAAACCTGGGTTTCGACAAGACCGATTGCAGGAACCCGTCCGAGAGGTGATGGGAAGCAGGATCTTATGAATGAGAGGGCACTGACGACCTCCAGAAAAGAACTCGCTGAGCACACAATGCTTGTTGATCTTTCAAGAAACGACCTTGGTAGGGTTTCCCTGAGCGGAAGCGTAATGGTAGATGAATTCTTAACTGTAGAACGTTATTCGCATGTAATGCATCTGGTATCCGATGTCAAAGGTATACTTTCTCCTGCCGCAAGACTGACTGATCTTTTCAATGCTCTCATGCCTGGCGGTTCTGTTACTGGTACGCCTAAGATAAGTGCAACACGGGTCATTTCAGAGATTGAGCCTGTTTCCAGAGGAGCTTATACAGGGTCAATGGGCTATATTTCACTGAACGGGAACATGGATTTCAATATCCTGATCAGGAGTGCGTTCTACCCAGAAAACGATCGTGAGGTGCATGTTTATGCAGGATCCGGCATTGTGCAGGATTCAGACCCACAGAGAGAGTGGAAGGAAACCAATGAGAAAGCGAAAGCGCTGCTGGAGTCACTCCAAGGGTATAGCAGTTCAGGCTATTCATGGGAACCCCCCAGAATCAGATCATCCTGGGATCCACCAAAGGCCGCACCTGATTTTAGATCAAGACATGTTCTGATGATAGATAACTACGACTCATTTACATATAACCTTGTCCAGTATGTCTCCATGCTAGGTGCTAAGGTCACAGTGGTTCGGAATGACGAATCTGACGTGAGGAACCTCCTGAAACTGAATCCAACTCATCTCGTAATCTCACCCGGACCTGGGAAACCGGACGATTCTGGGATTTCAATGGAAGCTATCAGGGCTTTCGAAGGATTACCGACACTAGGCGTCTGCCTCGGTCACCAGGCAATAGTCGAAAGTTACGGAGGTACAGTTGTTCGAGGGCGTCTACCCGTGCACGGTAAAGCCTCGGAGATAGTCAGGACAACACATACGCATCCTGCTGACATACTGAGCGGCCTCCCTCGCTCATTTATAGCCGGCCGGTATCATTCGCTTGTTGCTGACGAGGTCAGGGACCCTTTGTTTGTTACATCTGAAACCGATAATGGAGAGATAATGTCTGTTCAGCACAGAGATCTGCCTATCTATGGAGTACAATTTCATCCAGAGTCTGTGCTTACGAAGAATGGCCTCGCGATTCTTGAGAATTTTCTCAGGATTCAGGGTAAGGTGAAGAGAAATGATATCTGATAGTCATGAATGGCTTGGAGGAAAGCTTTACAGTTGGGATTCATCCAGTATTCCCGCAGGATTCCGGCTTGGAGACGGTGTGTTTGAGACCATAAGGACGTACAACGGAGTCCCATTCAAGCTTACCTCGCATATTTCCCGCCTTCTTTCTGGGGCAAGATCAATTGGTATGAAGGAACTGCCAACCATAGAATCTGTTAAGGAACTGATCATGGATACATTGAAGTCCAGCATCTCAGAAACGCCACAGACGGAGCGAATTATCCGGCCACTGTTGTTCTCAGATCATCCTCTCTGGGGATTTGTGGTTCTTGTCGATCCAATCGAAGCTCAAGAGAAAGGCTCATCCGAGGAGGGTCTGACCGTGGGTATTTCGTCACATTCCCATCCTGAAAGGTATCTAATACCACCATCTGGAGATAACCAGGTAAAATGGATCTCTCGGGGTCCTTTGTCTCAAGCCTTAAGAGACGCTACATCCATGGGCTGGGATGAGGCGCTCTTGACAAATTCAAAGGGAAGAATCGTTGAGGGCACCAGATCAAATATTCTGGTAATAAGTGATAACCGCATCATTGCTCCTGGAACCAAATCGTTTGCCTTCCCGGGGATAACTAGAAGCATAGTGGTGGAAAGCGCAAAGACGAGGGGGGTAGAAGTCATCGATCGGCCGCTGGAACTTGTTGAATTGCTTGAGGCTCAGGAGGCTCTTCTGACTTCCACACTGCTTGGTGTAATGCCAATTTTGCATGCCATATATGGGAACAGGATACAGCGCCTTAAAAGTGGTGAACTCTCAAAGATTCTTATTTCAGATTTCAAGGCTGAAACGCAGAAGCAGAAAAGATTTTAGAATTAATGCCAGAGCGACCGGCATTAATTTCACTGCGGCGTTTGGGCTGTTGTTGTGGCCAGTTCTTCTTTCTCAGTAATGCTTTCTTCTGCAAGTATTCCGTGCATTCCTTTACTTAATAGAGCAGATACAATGAAAGACACCACAAACACGAATATACCGACCACGATTATGCCAAAGACCTCAAGACCAAGCTGATGAAGTGCTGCAAACCCACCCCCGAAGAATAAACCATTAGGTACAGATGGGTAGCCAGCAGCGGAAGCAAAGGCATTCTGTGAGAAGAACCCAATCATGAGGATACCAAACAGGCCCCCAACACCATGAACAGATAGCACACCCACAGGATCTGTGAACCACCTAGCTTTCGAGAGGATTTTTTCACCAACAATGAAAAGTGGTCCAGCTATGACTCCGAGGATCAGCGCACTCCCAACGCTGACAAAACCGGCAAGTGGTGTGATGACAACAAGTCCCATAAGAGTGCCATTCACCGCGTAAAGCATTCCAGGGTTTTCCCTGGTCTCGAGGTACTTGAAGAACATTGTAGAGAGTAACCCAGCTGACCCCGAGATAAATGTGGTTAGGACTATAGTTATGGCAGAATAGTTCAACCCAAGCTCAGTCCCGGGGTTGAAGCCAAACCAGCCTATCCACAATAGGAGTATTGAAAGGGTCAGCCAACCACGGTTCAAGTTAATTGGCACCTGTATTGATTCTGTAAGCCCTTTCTTCTTTTCTTCCCGCCACACTTGTGTCATTATGCCCAGGGCAGCAATTGCGGCTGCTCCGTGTACGAGTAGACCACCTGCAAAATCTCTTACCCCAAGTGAGTATAGCCAGCCTGAAGGATTCCATATCCATGAAACCGGTATAGTCCAGATTATCATGAAATAAACAGCAGAATAGATAATGAATGCCATTAGCTTGACCTTCCTCAATACCACCACACTTACTAGGGCAAGAGTGACCGATGCGCATGCCGCCTCAAAGAAGAAGAATGTTCCAGTTGCAAGAAACGTATTGGAATAAGCCGATCCAGTAAGCCAGTATATTCCAGAGAGCATACCTGAGTTTGAAGAAAACATTCCCAGGAAAAGACCATTGTTCAGAGGGTTGCCAATGACCCCTCCGATTGATGGGGCAAATGCAATGTTAAACCCCACGAAGGCCATGAATATGAGAGAAGAACCGGTGATTAGGGTGGTCTTAAGGAGAGCATTATCAAACCTTTCACTGAGTTCTCCAATCTCAAGAAAACCCACTGAAATTGCCATTATGAAGACAAGAAGTCCGCAAAAGAGTATCCACAGATTGTTAATAAGGTCAAGCGTCAATACGATGCACCTTCTAGACAATGGTACAGGAGTTTAAAACTCTGATGGGCTAAATATTCGGCTAATGCTTGGAATAAGCTATTCCACGTGATATTTATTATATTTTATACCTGAAAGAACACCAACCCGTTACAGAGGAAAAGGTAATGAACAGCTACAATAGCGCAGTGCAAGAAGTCCACAAATACGTTACATTTTTATGAGAAAAATGTAAGTTGTGACTCGAATAAGTCTAAACCCCAAGTAGCTTTAATGCAGATCTGTAGAGAATTTCCACACCGTACTTCATCGCATCTTCATCTATTTTGAAGGTTGGGCTGTGATTTGGAGACACAATCCCTTTTTTTTGGTTACCTACACCGAGAAAAAAGAAAGCTCCAGGAACCTCCTTCAGATAGTAGGAGAAGTCCTCCGAACCCATAATGGGATCGGGATGAAATACATTCTTGGCACCGACCACTGTCTTCGCAACCTCCTCCACGGTCGAATCAATCACAGGGTCATTGACCACTACAGGGTATCCTTCCAAATAGTTGAATTCATAGGTTGCGCCGTAAGAATTGCAGATTCCAGACAGGAGCCTTTCCAGACTGCTCCTCACCTTTGCCCTGATTTCATCGTCGAAAGATCTGACGGTGCCGGTAAGATCGGCGTACTGGGCGATGATATTGAACCTGTAACCTGAATTGAAAGTACCGAATGTCACGACAGCTGGATTGAAGGTTGGAATCATTCTCGATACTATGGCCTGAGCGGCATCTACGAAATAAGAGGCGATAACAAGAGCATCGATGGAGTTCGAAGGGTCAGAACCATGACCCCCTTTTCCTATAATCCTTATGCGGAACTCATCGGAACCAGCCATTGCACGTCCCGGGTATGCTGCCACTGTACCCGAAGGCATTAGGGAAGTTACATGCTGGCCAACTATCGCGGAAACTCCCCTTAGCTCGTCCGCCTTGATAAAATCTATCGCGCCTCCCGGGGTCGTCTCTTCTGCAGCCTGGAAGATGAGCCTCACAGTGCCTTTGAATGATGCCCTATTTTCAACAAGAAGCTTTGCGGCCCCGAGCAGCATTGCTGTGTGGGCGTCGTGACCACAGGCATGCATAATCCCCTTATTCCTGGACATGAAAGGAACTTCTACCTCTTCCAGCACCGGAAGTGCATCCATATCAGCCCTGAGGGCGACTGTCTTGCCCTTTTCAAATCCGTTTATGTCGCAAGCTATGCCTGTTTTCCCGATCCTCCGGCACGTAAGTCCCATGTAATTCAGTTCCTTCTCAATACGATCCGCCGTCCCAAACTCATTGAAACTTAATTCTGGATTTTCGTGAAAATACCTTCTCAAATTAACCACATACTCATTTACCTTTTCACTTTCCATGCCGTTCACCATATGATACAAAGATGTTTGTGCTTTATGAACTCATGTATAAAACATTTGTAGACGAAAAGAGGGAAGTTGGACTCTTTTGGTAATGATATTTTACAAAAAAGGAAAATTGATTGACATCACGTGCAGCCTGGAATTAGTGGGATCTTTGATGAAGTGTTTTCCATTTTTAATTGGGGCCCCTGATCCTCTTTAGCATTTCGGCTGCCACATCAGAGCGTATCTTCCTTTCCTTGACCATCATTTCAGCCAGCCTGTCAATCTCTTCGCCCTTCGCTCCAACCGAAACAGCAACATTCCTGGCGTGGAGTCCCATGTGTCCCTTCTGGATTCCTTCTGCAGCTAGAGCTCTTATTGCCCCAAAGTTTTGCGCCAGACCTACGGCTGCAAGTACGTTTGCGAATTCTCGGGCCGATGAAATTCCGAGGATTTTACGCATAAGTTTAGCCTTCGGATGCGTTGCGGTAGCCCCGCCCACGATTCCTACGGCAAGGGGAAGCTCTATATAACCAGCAAGGTCTCCATTATCATTGATTTCCCACCTCGAGAGTGAGGTATAACGGTTCATGGCAGCATAGGAGTGCGCCCCAGCCTCTATAGCCCTCCAGTCATTTGCAGTGGCTATCAGCACTGCGTCAATGCCATTCATTATTCCTTTGTTGTGGGTTGCTGCTCTGTATGGATCTATGCTGGCGAATTTATACGCTTCGACAATACCACCCACCGTGTCATCTCCGCCTATGGCTTTCCGATCAAAAACAGCATACGATCTTGTCATTCTGTACGTTGCAAGATTACTTAGAATCCTTAACCTGACGTTACCCCTCGATATCTCAGAGATTTTCGGGGCAAGGTATTCGGCCATGGTGTTCACTGCATTAGCTCCCATTGCATCTCTCACATCGACAAGTAGATGAACAACCAGCATCGGATTCGATTCATCAATCACCCTGACTTCGAGGTCCTTAGCTCCGCCACCAACTTTCAGGAGAACTGGATCCTGTGAATTAGCCATGTCAAGTAATTCCTGCTTCCTTTCGAGAATTCTGAACTTTGCTCCAAAAGGATCAGAAACACCGGATAGCTCTATCTGGCCAATCATGATCGGTTCTGACGAGACTGACCTGAATCCCCCTTTAACCCTGGCCATCCTTGCAGCGTTTGAGGCTGCTGCGACCACGCTTGGTTCCTCTATCGCCATGGGAATAAAGTAATCCCTGTCATTGATCCGGAAGTTTGTTGCGATGCCTATTGGGACCTCAATGGCTGAGATAACATTTTCTATCATATGATCCGCAGCAGAATCCCCCAGACCGCCCATATTTCTAAGCAATCTCATCTCTTCTTCTGTCAAATCAGTTGCCTTCCTGATTAACTCTCTTCTCTCCTCCACGGATAATTTGTAAAATCCGGAAATGTTTGATTCTGGCATTCTACGCTATAATCCACCGTATTAAAGATTTTACCTAACCCATTCTTATAACGTTCACAAATGGAGTGCCCTGCTCCAAAGCGTGATATAGCTGAGAAAATAGCGAATTCGTTTACTATTTTTGTCCTTATAACCAAGGAAAGGTTGTCTTTCGCCTTCATTAGAAGATAACCTCCTTCTCTTACGCAGCTGAAATGTAACGATTAATTTGAACTATCCGCGTAAAACAGAGGAAATTCAATAACATTCAAATTGCCTAATTACGCCAGCAGATCACAAATTATGAGACTTTACACTCTGAGTGCCCTAATTATCATTATGCGTTCAACGTCAGTCATTATAAATGGAGTTCTGTGAGTGCTGTAAGAGTCGTGCCCAATTGGAATTTTATTCGCGTAAACTGTAAAACTAAGTAATATTTTTGATTATAAATGAGAAAGTGGACAGCCTTCCTTTGATTGTTTTTATATCTTTCATACTATATCTTGGATTCGCCTCTAGAGCAGCCGCAAGAACTGATAATATGAAACACAAGTCTTAAGATTGGTTTTCACCCGGCTTTTCAGCACAAATTCTTCGGTGAAGTACGGGTATTTAAGAGATTTTCGAATTTATATTGATGGAAGTGCCCCTAGCTTCCTAAAAAGATCAACTGATTCCACGTCCTGCGAAACTCCGGTTATGTATTCTTAGGGTTACAGCGCCACCCTATAAGTAGAAGCATGACGTTATTGCAACTTAATCTGACCATATTTTGACAAGGGAGAATATCGGTCTTTTGCATGAGAAGTACTCCGGACCACGTTCTCAAAGTCATATGATTTTGCCAAAATACTATATACGTATACGCTATGCATATGTATAATGACAAAACCGGTTACTTTGTCAGATGCTGCCTACGATGCACTGCTAAAAGCGAAGGGAAAGAACATGTCATTCTCAGATGTGGTGCTCAAACTTGTTGAGGAGTCAAAACGAAAGAATAACTTTTCTAGCTTTGCAGGGGCTTTCAAATCCGATGCAACCAATCTAGAAAAATTTAGAAAGCAGATTGAAGAAGACAGGTTAAGAAACACTGAAGGTTTGTGATCATCTGGTCGTTCTGGATACCAACGTCATCATAGATTATCTTATAGGAAAGGAGAAGATCGTCAGTCTGATCAATCGATTTGCTGATAATGAATTAGCAACGACATTTGTAAATGAGTATGAGTTACTTAAGTACAAAAACGGAAGGATTTTAGATGAAGTCATTGAAACCCTGAAAATCTATTACTCAAACGACATTTCCACCGAAGCTTCTGCCGTAGTATACCACAAACTGAGAACAAACGGCAAGATGATGAGCGATAACGACCTGTTGATATTTGGAGTATGTGCTGCCAATAATGAGCAATTGATCACGCAAGACAAAGCATTTCTGGTCCTTGAGAGTAGTCAGGTCTCGGTGATCGAGTAGATATCTCTGGTAAATAATTGGCGTGATATTCAAATTCTCCAATAGTTGAATCTCCTTTAACATTCTTAGTGAGAAACCGTTCCATCAATATTGTAACTATCTCTATTTCACTGCCTGCGACAGAATACACTAACCTCCATGCGTCAGGAAGGTTGTATTTCCATAAATTGTCGATCCTATATTTCTGTGCGTAGGATTTTGGTATCTGACGTTTTGGTATTTGAATTCCACAGAATAGATTTGATTTTAGGTCATCAGTCGCTCTTTCCAGAAACTTATAGAGAGTCGGATTATCTGTCTTCGTGTGGAAGTATGCATACTGAGTATCTTCATCTGCGAATACCACAGTGACCTTCTCGTCAATCACTACTTCAATAGCAGTTTGCTATTGCTATATTTACTCACAAGCTCGGAGTTATACCCAGATCATCTTGCCTTTATTTTGTACAGTCTTTCCCGAATCTTCTAGATACGAAATAATGAGGTTAAACGTTTGGTACATAACCTTCTTTTCTAAGGAAAGCCAAAGCCGCCTCTTTGACGGATATTCTTCCGCTTTTCTCAGAGCATCTTCTACCATGAGAATCGTGTCTAACAATAAACCAACAACAACAGGCTGACGCAAAGACCAGCCTCCATC
The sequence above is a segment of the Thermoplasmataceae archaeon genome. Coding sequences within it:
- a CDS encoding chorismate-binding protein, which translates into the protein MTCQVIIERENRIPADKVPVLFNAFNSKFPGTVLLETTTPGGNTILTWDPAATITVKNGLADVKADKDIQISSLGKDKNYFPEILENTIRECRTEPEPENSGLIPFIGGFIGYVGYEWAAKQQGFAKSRIQGIPDAWFSLYDRALVVDKNGSVYIIAVPSIRNAKFEYIRSQIYTALIGTDSLKFNSVKPVDLRFEYDFPREQFEEGVREVKSSIRSGDVYQANIAQRIRSRGLVPWQLYSRLREYNPSPYSGILSAGGFTIVSSSPERLISVVKERSGKTWVSTRPIAGTRPRGDGKQDLMNERALTTSRKELAEHTMLVDLSRNDLGRVSLSGSVMVDEFLTVERYSHVMHLVSDVKGILSPAARLTDLFNALMPGGSVTGTPKISATRVISEIEPVSRGAYTGSMGYISLNGNMDFNILIRSAFYPENDREVHVYAGSGIVQDSDPQREWKETNEKAKALLESLQGYSSSGYSWEPPRIRSSWDPPKAAPDFRSRHVLMIDNYDSFTYNLVQYVSMLGAKVTVVRNDESDVRNLLKLNPTHLVISPGPGKPDDSGISMEAIRAFEGLPTLGVCLGHQAIVESYGGTVVRGRLPVHGKASEIVRTTHTHPADILSGLPRSFIAGRYHSLVADEVRDPLFVTSETDNGEIMSVQHRDLPIYGVQFHPESVLTKNGLAILENFLRIQGKVKRNDI
- a CDS encoding aminotransferase class IV, which gives rise to MISDSHEWLGGKLYSWDSSSIPAGFRLGDGVFETIRTYNGVPFKLTSHISRLLSGARSIGMKELPTIESVKELIMDTLKSSISETPQTERIIRPLLFSDHPLWGFVVLVDPIEAQEKGSSEEGLTVGISSHSHPERYLIPPSGDNQVKWISRGPLSQALRDATSMGWDEALLTNSKGRIVEGTRSNILVISDNRIIAPGTKSFAFPGITRSIVVESAKTRGVEVIDRPLELVELLEAQEALLTSTLLGVMPILHAIYGNRIQRLKSGELSKILISDFKAETQKQKRF
- a CDS encoding ammonium transporter, coding for MTLDLINNLWILFCGLLVFIMAISVGFLEIGELSERFDNALLKTTLITGSSLIFMAFVGFNIAFAPSIGGVIGNPLNNGLFLGMFSSNSGMLSGIYWLTGSAYSNTFLATGTFFFFEAACASVTLALVSVVVLRKVKLMAFIIYSAVYFMIIWTIPVSWIWNPSGWLYSLGVRDFAGGLLVHGAAAIAALGIMTQVWREEKKKGLTESIQVPINLNRGWLTLSILLLWIGWFGFNPGTELGLNYSAITIVLTTFISGSAGLLSTMFFKYLETRENPGMLYAVNGTLMGLVVITPLAGFVSVGSALILGVIAGPLFIVGEKILSKARWFTDPVGVLSVHGVGGLFGILMIGFFSQNAFASAAGYPSVPNGLFFGGGFAALHQLGLEVFGIIVVGIFVFVVSFIVSALLSKGMHGILAEESITEKEELATTTAQTPQ
- a CDS encoding amidohydrolase, whose product is MESEKVNEYVVNLRRYFHENPELSFNEFGTADRIEKELNYMGLTCRRIGKTGIACDINGFEKGKTVALRADMDALPVLEEVEVPFMSRNKGIMHACGHDAHTAMLLGAAKLLVENRASFKGTVRLIFQAAEETTPGGAIDFIKADELRGVSAIVGQHVTSLMPSGTVAAYPGRAMAGSDEFRIRIIGKGGHGSDPSNSIDALVIASYFVDAAQAIVSRMIPTFNPAVVTFGTFNSGYRFNIIAQYADLTGTVRSFDDEIRAKVRSSLERLLSGICNSYGATYEFNYLEGYPVVVNDPVIDSTVEEVAKTVVGAKNVFHPDPIMGSEDFSYYLKEVPGAFFFLGVGNQKKGIVSPNHSPTFKIDEDAMKYGVEILYRSALKLLGV
- a CDS encoding hydroxymethylglutaryl-CoA reductase, degradative translates to MPESNISGFYKLSVEERRELIRKATDLTEEEMRLLRNMGGLGDSAADHMIENVISAIEVPIGIATNFRINDRDYFIPMAIEEPSVVAAASNAARMARVKGGFRSVSSEPIMIGQIELSGVSDPFGAKFRILERKQELLDMANSQDPVLLKVGGGAKDLEVRVIDESNPMLVVHLLVDVRDAMGANAVNTMAEYLAPKISEISRGNVRLRILSNLATYRMTRSYAVFDRKAIGGDDTVGGIVEAYKFASIDPYRAATHNKGIMNGIDAVLIATANDWRAIEAGAHSYAAMNRYTSLSRWEINDNGDLAGYIELPLAVGIVGGATATHPKAKLMRKILGISSAREFANVLAAVGLAQNFGAIRALAAEGIQKGHMGLHARNVAVSVGAKGEEIDRLAEMMVKERKIRSDVAAEMLKRIRGPN
- a CDS encoding antitoxin VapB family protein, with product MTKPVTLSDAAYDALLKAKGKNMSFSDVVLKLVEESKRKNNFSSFAGAFKSDATNLEKFRKQIEEDRLRNTEGL